A stretch of Arctopsyche grandis isolate Sample6627 chromosome 9, ASM5162203v2, whole genome shotgun sequence DNA encodes these proteins:
- the LOC143917102 gene encoding uncharacterized protein LOC143917102, producing MSISDDEYDSREGFAQDERHNSTMSKAELRKTNKPIMEKKRRARINQCLGELKDLILEAMKKDPNRHSKLEKADILEMTVKHLQALQRRGLAAAATSDPEVLPRFRQGFSDCAAEATRFLSRPPALPVPARTRLRQHLAACVAALQQPPPPLPHDLNGNIHVSGVPLIPSRLPTGELALVLPANTQLPFARPFPQHESHMSAFQTVRSANRPPSPASSVSSCDSMSSERATPPHVSISSTFPTPPSQTSFNESSPETQKSIVSSTTISPESGPAESKPAERQRGSLWRQTDVQSPSKQTAIDYSMTPCRKKPYSTSTNLMNSVLTPEPPAKVRKIACEQVSSSQSPEELRRSQRPKEEQAGTSSSTSQPSGDMWRPW from the exons ATGTCCATCAGTGATGATGAATACGATTCGAGGGAAGGATTCGCGCAGGACGAAAGACACAACTCTACCATGTCCAAAGCTGAGCTCAGAAAG ACTAATAAGCCAATTATGGAAAAGAAGAGGAGGGCTCGTATCAATCAATGCCTTGGTGAACTCAAAGATCTGATTTTGGAAGCTATGAAGAAAGAC CCTAATCGCCATTCCAAATTGGAGAAGGCTGACATCCTGGAGATGACCGTGAAGCACTTGCAAGCCTTGCAGAGGAGAGGGTTGGCGGCAGCCGCCACGTCTGACCCAGAAGTCCTACCTAGATTTAGACAAGGCTTCTCAGATTGCGCTGCTGAGGCGACACGCTTCCTCTCGCGTCCTCCGGCACTTCCTGTTCCAGCTAGAACCCGTCTTCGGCAACATCTGGCTGCTTGTGTTGCGGCTCTACAACAACCACCTCCTCCTCTACCTCACGATCTCAACGGAAACATACACGTCAGTGGTGTGCCACTGATACCCAGCCGTCTGCCCACTGGAGAATTAGCTCTAGTCCTTCCAGCCAACACCCAACTGCCTTTCGCCAGACCGTTCCCACAACACGAGTCGCACATGAGCGCGTTCCAAACAGTACGCTCTGCAAACAGACCTCCAAGTCCGGCTTCATCAGTGTCAAGTTGCGACTCTATGAGCTCGGAAAGAGCAACTCCACCTCATGTATCAATCTCGAGCACATTTCCAACACCTCCGAGTCAAACGTCCTTCAACGAATCAAGCCCAGAAACGCAAAAATCAATAGTATCCTCAACGACCATTTCGCCAGAGAGTGGACCTGCAGAATCAAAGCCTGCAGAGCGTCAACGCGGATCCTTGTGGAGGCAAACGGATGTCCAAAGTCCTTCAAAGCAGACCGCTATAGATTATTCGATGACACCTTGTAGGAAAAAGCCATACAGCACCAGCACTAACTTGATGAATAGTGTATTGACACCTGAACCTCCAGCTAAAGTTAGAAAAATAGCATGCGAGCAAGTCAGCAGCTCTCAAAGTCCCGAAGAATTGAGGAGGAGTCAGAGACCTAAAGAGGAACAGGCTGGAACTAGTAGTAGCACTTCGCAACCTTCTGGCGATATGTGGAGACCGTGGTAA
- the LOC143916510 gene encoding uncharacterized protein LOC143916510 encodes MSSSKGNVKRTRPQKHQNRTSFKNDMHDTSVRTKFIKSIQPSGICLRCKSIIEWKIKYKKFKPLTAPKKCVRCEQKTVKNAYHVVCLPCARKEGICAKCIQKVEVVEHKPDLNPTEDAEMQQILKSLPERKRRTLLRYLRKQNEEKDSKKKKESAEEAANEETDAKKDAELTDKINKLKLDGLKNGEEDGDISDFDSDFDDFSGSDIDDSDVEECLSDID; translated from the exons ATGAGCTCCAGCAAAGGCAACGTGAAGCGAACTCGCCCTCAGAAGCATCAGAATCGTACGTCATTCAAGAACGACATGCACGATACGTCCGTCAGAACAAAGTTCATCAAGTCAATACAGCCTTCAGGCATCTGTCTACGTTGCAAGTCGATCATCGAATGGAAGATCAAATACAAGAAGTTCAAGCCTCTAACAGCGCCGAAGAAATGCGTCCGTTGCGAACAGAAAACTGTCAAAAATGCCTATCATGTCGTATGTCTACCTTGTGCTAGGAAGGAAGGAATATGTGCTAAATGTATCCAGAAAGTAGAG gTAGTAGAACATAAACCAGATCTAAATCCAACTGAAGATGCAGAGATGCAACAGATACTTAAATCTTTACCGGAAAGAAAGCGAAGGACGCTTCTTAG GTATTTGAGGAAACAAAACGAAGAAAAggatagtaaaaaaaagaaagaatccGCCGAAGAAGCTGCGAATGAAGAGACTGATGCTAAAAAAGATGCTGAATTAACGGATAAAATTAACAAACTGAAGTTGGACGGTTTGAAAAATGGCGAGGAAGACGGTGATATAAGCGATTTTGATAgtgattttgatgatttttcaGGCTCTGATATAGATGATTCTGATGTTGAAGAATGCTTGAGTgatattgattga